TGCAGCGGCTGGCCGCGTTACCAGCGAGCACTCGCATTTACTGCACGCACGAGTACACGCTGAGCAACCTGCGCTTTGCCAAGGCGGTCGAGCCGAACAACCCGGACATCGCCGATCGCCTCGATCGGGTCACCGAGCTGCGAGACGCGAAGCGCATCACCCTGCCCTCTGATCTGCGTACGGAGCAGGCCACCAATCCCTTCTTGCGTAGTGCCGAACCCGCCGTCGTGGCGGCGGCTAGCCGACATGCAGGGCGCCCGCTCGACACGCCGGAACGCGTGTTTGCGGCACTGCGCGCATGGAAAGACAGCTTCTGACGAAGGTCGACTCGTCTTCAAAAACCGCAGCGCCGGGTTGACCCACCAGAACGGCATTCCTACACTCCCTCGAATTTTGCGCCAGGGACCCCTTCAGCCAATGCCGTCTGACTCCTCGAATTGCCCTCATCCGGACGCCTTGGCAGCCTCCGGCCGGGCCCTGGCGCTGGCGATCTGTCTCGCCATCACGGGCTGCCAAAGCACCGCTCCGCGCGCACCGACAGGCAGCGAGGCCAAGGCGGCGACCGTGCAGCCGCAGGAAACCTTGTGGCTGAACGAGAAGGATCCTGTCAGCCCGGTCTATTCGGATGTCTGGGACCGCATCAGGCACGGGTTTCAGCTTCAGGAGCATCTCGACAGCAACCCACGCATCGAACAACAGCGGCTACTGTTCTCCAGCCGCCCCAAGTCCATCGAAGTAGCCAGCGAGCGCGGTAGCCCCTACATCCATTACATCGTCGAGCAACTGGAAGAGCGCAACATGCCGCTCGAACTGGCGCTGCTCCCGATCATCGAGAGCGCCTACAATCCCTTTGCTTATTCGCCGGCCCAAGCTGTCGGGCTATGGCAGTTCATCCCTTCGACCGGGCGGCATTTCAATCTGCAGCAGACCAGCTGGTACGACGGCAGACGCGATATCACTGCCTCCACCACTGCCGCGCTGCGCTACCTGAACTACCTGCATGGTCTGTTCAACGATGACTGGCTACTGGCGCTGGCGGCGTACAACGCCGGCGAAGGAACCGTCAGCCGCGCAATCGAACGCAACCAGAAGCTCGGGCTGCCTACCGATTACTGGAACCTGTCGCTACCCAGCGAGACGCGCGATTACGTGCCCAAGCTGCTCGCCCTGTCGCAGATGGTCCAGGACCCCGAAGCCTATGGCCTTGCGCTGGACCCGATCGCCAACGAGCCCTACTTCGAAGTCGTAGCCCTCAAGCAGCGTATGGATCTGGCTCGTGTCGCGAAGATGGCGGATCTCGACGAAGATGAGCTCTACCAGTTGAACCCGGCGTTCACGCGCCGCATCACGCTGGACGGCCCACAGCATCTGTTGGTACCGAGCGCGAAAGCCGAGATGTTTGCGGCCAATCTGGCGCTGATGAAACCCCAGGATCTGGTCGACTGGCAGCAATACAAGGTTCGGCCAGGCGATACGCTGGGTGCGATTGCCAATCGACATGGGCTTTCGATCAGCATCATTCGGGACATCAATCGACTTCGAAACGACCAGCTACAGATCGGGCAAGTGCTCAGTATTCCCCAGTCGGCTGGCTCGAACCCTTCCCGCGAATTGCTGCATGCCGTCGCCAGGAGCCAGCCCGCCCCGCGCAGCTACCGGGTTCGTCCGGGTGACAGCCTCTGGGACATTGCCAAAGCACAGAAGGTATCCGTCCGGGATCTGCAACGTTGGAACAACCTCTCCGGCAGCTCGCTGAAGGTGGGCCAAGCGCTGTTCCTGCAGGCCGCCGGTAGCGATCGGCGGGCCAAGCCCGCCCCGACCTATTACAAGGTCAAAAAGGGTGACTCGCTCTACCAGATTGCCAGGCGGTTCAACGTCCAGATTCACAACCTGAAAACCTGGAATCCTCGCGATAGCGCAATGCTCAAGCCCGGGCAAACCCTGACGCTATATATCGCCCGCTGACCGGATCGCTCAATCTCGCCGGCCGTTTGCCAGGGCATCGAGGCAACGTCCGGCCAGTTGGGTAAAGCGCTGAAAAGCCACGAACTGCTCGTGCTTCAGGGCCCGGCCGGATAGCCGACTATCGGCATACAGCACTCCGATCTCCCGCGTCCCGGCCATCAGCGGAGCAACGAAGAACATGCCTTTACCCAGCTGCCGGCGAAGCGGCAGCGTCACCAGTTCTTCGAGGTTGTAGCTCGCCGGAACGCCCATCCACAATGCCTGACGCTGGCGCAGCACATAGCTGAAGATATGCGCCTGGCCGGTCGGATCAACCGGCAGAACGAAGCTCTCCAGCCAGGATTCGGTCTGCTCGCCGACCACACGCTTGGCACGAAATGAGCGTTGCTGGTCGGCAAGCACCGTCACCATGACGCGCTCGAGACCTGCCCCCTGATGCAGGCCTTTGAGCATCGCGTCGAGAATCAGGCCGACATCGCCACGGCTGACGGCCATCATCCCGAGGTCCTGCATGGCCTGCTGCATCACCAGCAGGTCGGGCTGCAACTGCATCGCCTGACGCTGCGCCTGCTGCAACTCGACCTGTTCGGGATCGGTCGAGGGAATGAGCTTGCCCAGCCGGCTGGCGCCGAACGTGGTCGCCACGTTGACCGCCTCGTCAGCGCTGGCCAGAATCTGCTGCATGGCGTCGGCTTCGGAGATCCCGCTGAACTCGGCCAGCTCCCTGACCAAGCCCTCCATCTCCGTGCAGCCCCACCCGTTAAGCGCCGCAGTGCTGATACGGACCCCAAGGCTCACCGAGCGTACAGCGGGGTCGCGCAGATTGGCCGAGCCATGAGCAAAGCTGGCGAGCTCGCCAATGTTCCAGCTTTTGATCAAACCGAGATTCAGCTGACGGAAACTGGTACCGAGCACCTGCTCGACCGCCTGATCATAATCGGTACCGCTGGTCGCCAACGCCTCACCCAGCTCATCGGCTTGCGCACCGCCACAACCCCAGAAGGCCAGTTCACCCACTTCGTGCAACAGCGCGGCAATGAAGACTTCCTCTTCGTGCCGGGTCAGTACATAGCCCGCGATGTTGCGCGCCTGCACGGCCGCGTGGAACGAACGCGCCAACAGCTCCTGCAGTTGCTGACGCGGCGCCCTGTCGAGCAGCCCGTCGATCAGACTGACCGACAAACTGATCAGGCGCACATTGTCGAAGCCAATCATGACGATGGCACGAGAGATGGTCTTGATGGTTTCCTGCGACGGGTTGTAATAGCTGCTATTGCCGACCCGCAGGACCTTCGATGTGAGCGCGGCATCACGCAGCAGAACATCGGCCAACTGTTGAACGGACGCGTGTTCCTGTTCCGTGAGACGTTGCAGGTCCTGCACGACAGCCGCCAACGCGGGCAACTCGGACTGGTTCAGGCGGTCAATCCACGCCTGCAGGCCATAGCAACTATCACTCAA
This DNA window, taken from Stutzerimonas stutzeri, encodes the following:
- a CDS encoding lytic transglycosylase domain-containing protein, yielding MPSDSSNCPHPDALAASGRALALAICLAITGCQSTAPRAPTGSEAKAATVQPQETLWLNEKDPVSPVYSDVWDRIRHGFQLQEHLDSNPRIEQQRLLFSSRPKSIEVASERGSPYIHYIVEQLEERNMPLELALLPIIESAYNPFAYSPAQAVGLWQFIPSTGRHFNLQQTSWYDGRRDITASTTAALRYLNYLHGLFNDDWLLALAAYNAGEGTVSRAIERNQKLGLPTDYWNLSLPSETRDYVPKLLALSQMVQDPEAYGLALDPIANEPYFEVVALKQRMDLARVAKMADLDEDELYQLNPAFTRRITLDGPQHLLVPSAKAEMFAANLALMKPQDLVDWQQYKVRPGDTLGAIANRHGLSISIIRDINRLRNDQLQIGQVLSIPQSAGSNPSRELLHAVARSQPAPRSYRVRPGDSLWDIAKAQKVSVRDLQRWNNLSGSSLKVGQALFLQAAGSDRRAKPAPTYYKVKKGDSLYQIARRFNVQIHNLKTWNPRDSAMLKPGQTLTLYIAR
- a CDS encoding HDOD domain-containing protein, coding for MQAWIDRLNQSELPALAAVVQDLQRLTEQEHASVQQLADVLLRDAALTSKVLRVGNSSYYNPSQETIKTISRAIVMIGFDNVRLISLSVSLIDGLLDRAPRQQLQELLARSFHAAVQARNIAGYVLTRHEEEVFIAALLHEVGELAFWGCGGAQADELGEALATSGTDYDQAVEQVLGTSFRQLNLGLIKSWNIGELASFAHGSANLRDPAVRSVSLGVRISTAALNGWGCTEMEGLVRELAEFSGISEADAMQQILASADEAVNVATTFGASRLGKLIPSTDPEQVELQQAQRQAMQLQPDLLVMQQAMQDLGMMAVSRGDVGLILDAMLKGLHQGAGLERVMVTVLADQQRSFRAKRVVGEQTESWLESFVLPVDPTGQAHIFSYVLRQRQALWMGVPASYNLEELVTLPLRRQLGKGMFFVAPLMAGTREIGVLYADSRLSGRALKHEQFVAFQRFTQLAGRCLDALANGRRD